Proteins encoded together in one Polaribacter reichenbachii window:
- a CDS encoding porin family protein, whose translation MKNAIYLIFILFFSANLFAQKDSLQLGDRYAEDQLYTSISYAQLFNQPETISRSGFSYAFSIGFIKDITLNKKGNVSFALGVGYGFDFFNHNLKVEEFNNVTSFGDASSLTSNLFKSHNLEVPLELRWRTSTANKYSFWRVYGGVKLLYNLSNKFEFEENSTVFNYNNVNSYNQFQYGLTLSAGFDEFNINVFYSLSPIFENATFNGEDVNSGILKFGLIFYIL comes from the coding sequence ATGAAAAACGCTATTTACTTAATTTTTATACTGTTTTTTAGTGCGAATCTTTTTGCTCAAAAAGATTCTTTACAATTGGGAGATCGTTATGCCGAAGATCAACTTTACACTTCTATATCTTATGCTCAGTTATTTAATCAACCAGAAACCATTAGTAGAAGTGGTTTTTCTTATGCTTTTTCTATTGGTTTTATTAAAGATATTACTTTAAATAAGAAGGGTAATGTTTCTTTCGCACTAGGTGTTGGTTATGGTTTTGATTTTTTTAATCATAATTTAAAGGTAGAAGAATTTAATAATGTTACAAGTTTTGGTGATGCAAGTTCATTAACCTCCAATTTATTTAAATCTCATAATTTAGAGGTTCCTTTAGAGTTAAGGTGGAGAACATCAACAGCGAATAAATACAGTTTTTGGAGGGTTTATGGTGGTGTAAAACTTCTATATAACCTTTCTAATAAATTTGAATTTGAAGAGAATTCAACTGTTTTTAACTATAATAATGTTAATTCTTATAATCAATTCCAATATGGATTAACACTCTCAGCAGGTTTTGACGAATTTAATATTAATGTTTTTTACAGTTTATCACCCATTTTTGAAAATGCAACTTTTAATGGAGAAGATGTAAATTCCGGAATACTTAAATTCGGACTTATATTTTATATATTATAG
- a CDS encoding ExbD/TolR family protein, translating to MSKFRKKKKGIPAVNTAALPDIVFMLLFFFMVTTTMRETNLVIENPRLPSATEIKKLEDKSLVSTIYVGKSKDPNRDGVGYNKIQLNDKISTAEQVPAFIFSKRDKLAEAMHPFMTTSIKADKESNVGTIIDIRLKLRDVNALKINYSSTAPAN from the coding sequence ATGTCTAAATTTAGAAAAAAGAAGAAAGGGATTCCTGCTGTAAATACAGCAGCATTACCAGATATCGTTTTTATGTTATTATTCTTTTTCATGGTAACTACTACTATGAGAGAAACGAATCTAGTAATTGAAAATCCAAGATTACCAAGTGCTACTGAAATTAAAAAGTTAGAAGATAAAAGTTTGGTAAGTACTATCTATGTTGGTAAATCTAAAGATCCTAATAGAGATGGTGTTGGTTATAACAAGATTCAGTTAAATGATAAAATTTCTACTGCAGAGCAAGTACCTGCTTTTATTTTTAGTAAAAGAGATAAATTAGCAGAAGCTATGCATCCTTTTATGACAACTTCAATAAAAGCGGATAAAGAATCTAATGTAGGTACAATTATAGATATTAGATTAAAATTAAGAGATGTAAATGCTCTTAAAATTAACTATTCTTCTACAGCACCTGCTAATTAA
- a CDS encoding ExbD/TolR family protein — protein sequence MARRENPEINAGSMADIAFLLLIFFLVTTTMNVDSGVSKKLSEKPPADYVPPVIKEKNIFEVNINRNNELLVEGERMEIKDIKDAAVKFIDNGGGIGKPGEDGSPGKACDYCQGERSDSSSDHPNKAIISVQSDRGTGYGTYIEVQNELLRAYSELRNRLSKQRYGITFDELEESFKDAKKSSEGLNQVDALRKKVEAIKTAYPQIISDAEPTS from the coding sequence ATGGCAAGAAGAGAAAATCCAGAAATTAATGCAGGTTCTATGGCAGACATTGCGTTTCTGTTGTTAATTTTCTTCTTAGTAACCACAACAATGAACGTAGATTCAGGTGTCTCTAAGAAGTTATCAGAAAAACCACCAGCAGATTATGTTCCGCCAGTAATTAAAGAGAAAAATATCTTTGAGGTAAATATTAATAGAAATAACGAACTTCTTGTAGAAGGAGAACGTATGGAAATTAAAGATATTAAAGACGCCGCTGTTAAGTTTATTGACAATGGTGGAGGAATTGGAAAACCTGGTGAAGATGGTTCTCCTGGTAAAGCATGTGACTATTGCCAAGGTGAAAGAAGCGATTCTTCTTCAGATCATCCTAACAAAGCCATTATTTCTGTTCAAAGTGATAGAGGTACAGGTTATGGAACTTATATTGAGGTTCAAAATGAGTTATTAAGAGCTTATAGCGAATTAAGAAATAGATTATCTAAACAACGTTATGGAATTACTTTCGACGAATTAGAAGAATCTTTTAAAGATGCTAAAAAGAGTTCAGAAGGTTTGAATCAAGTTGATGCATTAAGAAAAAAGGTAGAAGCAATTAAAACTGCTTATCCTCAAATTATTTCTGATGCTGAGCCAACCTCATAA
- a CDS encoding MotA/TolQ/ExbB proton channel family protein, producing the protein MKKVVNVLSVTGFMFFGAVQSSFAQEAATESQTFHQILKQNFIDGGPGFMGIVLVALILGLAIAIERIIYLNMATTNTKKLLANVDDALSSGGVEAAKEVCRNTKGPVASIFYQGLDRVDEGVEEAEKAVVSYGGVQMGQLEKNVSWISLFIALAPMLGFMGTVIGMIGAFNDIAVANDISPAVVAGGIKVALLTTVFGLIVAIILQIFYNYIVAKIDSIVNNMEDASISLVDLLVKYKK; encoded by the coding sequence AAAAAAGTAGTAAATGTCTTATCTGTAACAGGATTTATGTTTTTTGGAGCTGTACAATCCTCTTTTGCTCAAGAAGCAGCAACAGAATCACAAACGTTTCACCAAATATTAAAGCAAAACTTTATTGATGGTGGACCAGGATTTATGGGAATTGTATTAGTAGCTTTAATTTTAGGATTAGCTATTGCCATTGAAAGAATTATTTATTTAAATATGGCTACAACTAATACTAAAAAATTATTAGCAAATGTAGATGATGCCTTAAGTTCAGGTGGTGTAGAAGCAGCAAAAGAAGTTTGTAGAAATACAAAAGGACCTGTTGCATCTATTTTTTATCAAGGTTTAGATAGAGTTGATGAAGGTGTAGAAGAAGCAGAAAAAGCTGTTGTTTCTTACGGTGGAGTTCAAATGGGGCAATTAGAGAAAAACGTTTCTTGGATTTCTTTATTTATAGCATTAGCACCAATGTTAGGTTTCATGGGTACTGTAATTGGTATGATTGGAGCATTTAACGATATTGCTGTAGCAAATGATATTTCTCCAGCAGTAGTTGCAGGTGGTATTAAAGTAGCCTTATTAACAACAGTATTTGGTTTAATTGTGGCTATTATTCTTCAAATTTTTTATAATTACATCGTTGCAAAAATCGATAGTATTGTAAATAATATGGAAGACGCTTCTATCTCTTTGGTAGATTTATTAGTAAAGTATAAAAAATAA